A single window of Alphaproteobacteria bacterium DNA harbors:
- a CDS encoding GMC family oxidoreductase N-terminal domain-containing protein, which produces MPAPSSYDYIVVGAGSAGAAVATRLSESGEYRVLCLEAGTEGSDFFWSKVPVGIAKLIDNPAVNWCYSSEPDEGSGGRRIEVPRGKMLGGSSSINGMVFIRGQAQDYDHWAQLGNRGWSWEDVLPVFKKMETYTGGDDELRGRNGPLQVRDTPRHQVPLLEKLIQSAEAMGVPFNPDLNGKTQEGIGMSQVTIAKGRRQSTAYCYLDPARGRANLTIEQGAMAESLVLEGKRCVGVRYSVKGEPREARATREVVVSGGSINSPKLLELSGIGQTDLLRQFGIACVHELPGVGENLRDHYSPRVKFEIKQKNATFNDGARGWRLAVEAMKYGLFKEGFLSRTSVPLRMYIKTREGLETPDATISILPFIYEMIGRERRVSPNFKGITMNINVLRSESIGSIHIKSANPAEQPAIRFNFLSSQHDRDGLLAAMRKGRELMATPPVSEWTGREIAPGADKQTDEELLEWVRNTAETTYHPVGTCKMGPATDPRAVVDDRLRVHGIEGLRIADASIMPTLTSGNTNAPSIMIGEKCAAMVLADAQDSRRAAA; this is translated from the coding sequence ATGCCCGCCCCTTCCTCCTATGATTACATCGTCGTCGGCGCCGGCTCGGCCGGAGCCGCGGTCGCCACCCGGCTGTCCGAGAGCGGCGAATACCGCGTGCTCTGCCTGGAAGCGGGCACGGAAGGGTCGGACTTTTTCTGGTCCAAGGTGCCCGTCGGCATCGCCAAGCTGATCGACAACCCGGCGGTCAACTGGTGCTATTCCTCCGAGCCGGACGAGGGCTCGGGCGGCCGCCGCATCGAGGTGCCGCGGGGCAAGATGCTGGGCGGCTCGTCCTCGATCAACGGCATGGTCTTCATCCGCGGCCAGGCGCAGGACTACGACCACTGGGCGCAGCTCGGCAATCGCGGCTGGAGCTGGGAGGACGTGCTGCCGGTGTTCAAGAAGATGGAGACCTACACCGGCGGCGACGACGAACTTCGCGGCCGGAACGGCCCGCTCCAGGTGCGCGACACGCCGCGCCACCAGGTGCCGCTGCTGGAGAAGCTGATCCAGTCGGCCGAGGCCATGGGCGTGCCCTTCAACCCGGACCTGAACGGCAAGACCCAGGAGGGCATCGGCATGTCCCAGGTCACCATTGCCAAGGGGCGGCGCCAGTCCACCGCCTATTGCTATCTGGACCCGGCGCGGGGCCGCGCGAACCTGACCATCGAGCAGGGCGCCATGGCCGAAAGCCTGGTCCTGGAGGGCAAGCGCTGCGTCGGCGTGCGTTATTCCGTGAAGGGCGAACCGCGCGAGGCCCGCGCAACGCGCGAGGTCGTGGTCTCCGGCGGGTCGATCAACTCGCCGAAGCTGCTGGAATTGTCCGGCATCGGCCAGACCGACCTGCTGCGCCAGTTCGGCATTGCCTGCGTGCACGAACTGCCGGGCGTCGGCGAGAATCTGCGCGACCACTACTCCCCCCGCGTCAAGTTCGAGATCAAGCAGAAGAACGCCACTTTCAACGACGGCGCCCGCGGCTGGCGCCTGGCGGTGGAGGCGATGAAATACGGGCTGTTCAAGGAAGGCTTCCTGTCCCGCACCTCGGTGCCGCTGCGCATGTATATCAAGACCCGAGAGGGGCTGGAGACGCCGGACGCCACCATCTCCATCCTGCCCTTCATCTATGAGATGATCGGGCGCGAGCGCCGGGTTTCGCCCAATTTCAAGGGCATCACCATGAATATCAACGTGCTGCGTTCGGAAAGCATCGGCTCGATCCACATCAAGTCCGCCAATCCGGCGGAGCAGCCGGCGATCCGCTTCAACTTCCTGTCCTCCCAGCACGACCGCGACGGCCTGCTGGCCGCCATGCGCAAGGGGCGCGAGCTGATGGCGACGCCGCCCGTCTCCGAATGGACCGGCCGGGAAATCGCGCCGGGTGCCGACAAGCAGACCGACGAGGAGTTGCTGGAATGGGTCCGCAACACGGCGGAAACGACTTACCACCCGGTCGGCACCTGCAAGATGGGCCCCGCCACCGACCCGCGCGCCGTGGTCGACGACCGGCTGCGGGTGCACGGCATCGAGGGGCTGCGCATCGCCGACGCCTCGATCATGCCGACGCTGACCAGCGGCAACACCAACGCCCCCAGCATCATGATCGGCGAGAAATGCGCCGCCATGGTACTGGCCGACGCGCAGGACAGCCGCCGCGCCGCCGCCTGA
- a CDS encoding transcriptional repressor — translation MADHSTLEQLCVERGLKMTDQRRIIARVISEASDHPDVETVYRRATEIDPRISIATVYRSLKLFEDANVLIRHDFGEGRARYEESGEHHEHLIDIETGEVIEFHNDEIEAMKERIAKELGYELIDHRLELYGRKIRS, via the coding sequence ATGGCCGATCACTCAACCCTGGAGCAGCTCTGCGTCGAACGCGGGCTGAAAATGACGGACCAGCGCCGGATCATCGCCCGCGTCATCTCCGAGGCGAGCGACCATCCCGATGTCGAGACCGTCTATCGCCGGGCGACCGAGATCGACCCGCGCATCTCGATTGCGACCGTTTATCGTTCGCTGAAGCTGTTCGAGGATGCCAACGTCCTGATTCGCCACGATTTCGGCGAAGGCCGCGCCCGGTATGAGGAAAGCGGCGAGCATCACGAGCACCTGATCGACATCGAAACGGGCGAGGTCATCGAGTTCCACAACGACGAGATCGAGGCGATGAAGGAACGCATCGCCAAGGAACTCGGCTATGAGTTGATCGACCATCGCCTGGAACTGTACGGCCGCAAAATAAGGTCGTAG
- a CDS encoding iron ABC transporter permease codes for MTGTRGLGGGRAWACGVGLLAGLVALPLLVVVWLALTPSLDLWQHLWSSVLADYLSSTLLLGLGVGAGTLLLGVPLAWMVSVYEFPGRRWFDSLLFLPLAMPTYLIAFVYTDLLDYAGPVQAALRAVFGWQSARDYSVPEIRTLGGGIVVLSLCLYPYVYWLARAAFLGQGARQIEAARLLGQGPFGAFWRVGLPLARPALAAGVLIAWMETINDIGAVEHFGIQTLTVGIFDVWLHLGRPDGAAQIALLLLFLIVVLVTAEHVARGGRRFHTTGAAGPRRRLSPWRGWLTAALVSLPFALGFLAPAGRLFYYAIGRLEGESLAEFAALARNSLTVAAMTAAVAVVAALILAYGVRLRPTRIMRHGVRLATLGYGVPGAVLALGVLVPVTRLDLGLADLTEWLGGHPQAILGGTVFALVFALAVRFLALAHGTVDAGLQRVTVSMDDAARTLGLTPRETLWRVHVPILRGSLLTAAALVFVDTMKELPITLLLRPFNYETLASQVYQLASTEQLEACSLSALAIVVAGVVPVGILARLSGR; via the coding sequence ATGACCGGAACACGGGGGCTCGGCGGTGGCCGGGCCTGGGCCTGCGGTGTCGGACTGCTGGCGGGATTGGTGGCGCTGCCCTTGCTGGTGGTGGTATGGCTGGCGCTGACCCCCAGCCTGGACCTGTGGCAGCACCTCTGGTCGTCGGTGCTGGCGGACTATCTGAGCAGCACCCTGCTGCTGGGCCTCGGCGTCGGGGCGGGCACGCTGCTGCTGGGCGTGCCGCTCGCCTGGATGGTCAGCGTCTACGAGTTTCCCGGCCGGCGCTGGTTCGACAGCCTGCTGTTCCTGCCGCTGGCCATGCCGACCTATCTGATCGCCTTCGTCTACACCGATCTGCTGGACTATGCCGGCCCGGTGCAGGCCGCGCTGCGCGCCGTCTTTGGCTGGCAGAGCGCCCGCGACTACAGCGTCCCCGAAATCCGCACGCTCGGCGGCGGCATTGTCGTGCTGTCGCTCTGTCTCTACCCCTATGTCTACTGGCTGGCGCGGGCGGCGTTTCTGGGCCAGGGCGCGCGCCAGATCGAGGCGGCGCGGCTGCTGGGGCAGGGGCCGTTCGGCGCGTTCTGGCGGGTGGGCCTGCCGCTGGCCCGGCCGGCGCTGGCCGCGGGCGTGCTCATCGCCTGGATGGAGACCATCAACGATATCGGCGCGGTCGAGCATTTCGGCATCCAGACCCTGACCGTCGGCATATTCGACGTCTGGCTGCATCTGGGCCGCCCCGACGGCGCGGCGCAGATCGCGCTGTTGCTGCTGTTCCTGATCGTCGTTCTGGTCACCGCCGAACATGTCGCCCGCGGCGGCCGGCGCTTTCACACCACCGGCGCGGCCGGGCCGCGGCGGCGCCTTTCCCCCTGGCGCGGCTGGTTGACCGCGGCCCTGGTGAGCCTGCCGTTCGCGCTGGGCTTCCTGGCCCCGGCCGGCCGGCTGTTCTACTACGCCATCGGCCGCCTGGAAGGCGAGAGCCTGGCGGAGTTCGCGGCCCTCGCCCGCAACAGTCTGACGGTCGCCGCCATGACGGCCGCCGTGGCGGTGGTCGCGGCGCTGATCCTGGCCTATGGCGTCCGCCTCAGGCCGACCCGCATCATGCGCCACGGCGTGCGCCTCGCGACGCTGGGCTATGGCGTGCCGGGCGCGGTGCTGGCCCTGGGCGTGCTGGTGCCGGTGACCCGGCTCGACTTGGGCCTGGCCGACCTGACCGAGTGGCTGGGGGGCCATCCGCAGGCCATTCTGGGCGGCACGGTGTTTGCCCTGGTGTTCGCGCTCGCCGTGCGGTTTTTGGCGCTGGCGCACGGCACGGTGGACGCCGGCTTGCAGCGGGTTACCGTCAGCATGGACGATGCCGCCCGCACCCTGGGCCTGACCCCGCGCGAGACGCTGTGGCGGGTGCATGTGCCGATCCTGCGCGGCAGCCTGCTGACCGCCGCCGCGCTGGTGTTCGTCGACACGATGAAAGAACTGCCGATCACCCTGCTGCTGCGCCCGTTCAACTACGAGACCCTGGCGAGCCAGGTCTACCAGCTCGCCAGCACCGAGCAGCTCGAAGCCTGTTCGCTGTCGGCGCTGGCGATCGTGGTGGCCGGCGTGGTGCCCGTCGGCATTCTGGCGCGGCTCAGCGGGCGCTGA
- a CDS encoding SDR family oxidoreductase, protein MHAFSLDGQHIAITGAGGGIGSAAARIASELGARVSATDLRAPALEGVRGQGHRADALDVTDQAAVEAWLDGLGDFDALIDCAAICPFTDWDNQGWNQEAERLFQVNMVGPLNLVRAAMPKMKARGKGSIALVGSIAGRIGGVRASAHYAMSKGGIHAFVHWASRRMAPHCTINAVAPGPVDTPMTQGEPFDPEAFPMQRMARADEIAGPLVFLVSPAATYINGAVLDINGGLHFS, encoded by the coding sequence ATGCACGCCTTCTCTCTCGACGGACAGCACATCGCCATCACCGGCGCCGGTGGCGGCATCGGCTCCGCCGCCGCCCGCATCGCCTCGGAACTGGGCGCGCGGGTCAGCGCCACGGACCTGCGCGCGCCGGCACTGGAGGGCGTCCGGGGGCAAGGCCACCGCGCCGACGCGCTCGACGTCACCGACCAAGCCGCGGTCGAGGCGTGGCTGGATGGCCTCGGCGATTTCGACGCCCTGATCGATTGCGCCGCCATCTGTCCCTTCACCGACTGGGACAATCAGGGCTGGAATCAGGAGGCCGAACGCCTGTTCCAGGTCAACATGGTCGGCCCGCTGAACCTGGTGCGCGCCGCCATGCCGAAGATGAAGGCCCGCGGCAAGGGCTCCATCGCCCTGGTGGGCTCGATTGCCGGGCGGATCGGCGGTGTCCGGGCCTCGGCGCACTACGCCATGAGCAAGGGCGGCATCCACGCCTTCGTGCACTGGGCGAGCCGGCGGATGGCGCCGCATTGCACCATCAACGCGGTGGCGCCCGGCCCGGTCGACACGCCCATGACCCAGGGCGAGCCCTTCGACCCGGAGGCCTTCCCGATGCAGCGCATGGCCCGGGCGGACGAGATTGCCGGGCCGCTGGTGTTCCTGGTCTCACCGGCGGCGACCTACATCAACGGCGCGGTGCTGGACATCAACGGCGGCCTGCACTTCAGCTAG
- a CDS encoding CoA transferase: MTASGTPPFQGLRVLDFSRVIAGPACTQTLADFGADVIKIENPAGGDDTRNMAGPSHGGESHFFLAFNRGKRSLALDMSKAAARDIVCALAAQSDVAIQNFRPGVAERLGIDYAALAAVNPRLIYVSISAYGGQGPFSDRPGFDPVLQAEAGMMAMNGPIEGPPMRHPLSIIDTFTSLHATTAIATALYARTETGKGQHVELALFDAAVAATSNAAQHYLTGGTMLARAGNAHPTAAPVNVLTARDGPVYLALGNQRLWEQLCRLIERPDLAEDPRFATMAARREHRDALYAALDAVFGAEPRAYWAEKLRSLPVGPVLTVAESLDGEIVAAREMVRTVDHPGGPMRQLGSPYHFSDTPVDDRHRAPLLGEHTDEVLGTLCGLDVERIAELRAMGVVA, from the coding sequence ATGACGGCATCGGGAACCCCGCCGTTTCAAGGGCTGCGGGTGTTGGATTTCAGCCGGGTGATCGCCGGCCCGGCCTGCACGCAGACGCTGGCGGACTTCGGCGCCGACGTCATCAAGATCGAAAACCCCGCCGGCGGCGACGACACCCGCAACATGGCCGGCCCCAGCCATGGCGGCGAGAGCCACTTCTTTCTGGCCTTCAACCGCGGCAAGCGCTCGCTGGCGCTCGACATGTCCAAGGCCGCGGCGCGGGACATCGTCTGCGCGCTGGCGGCCCAGAGCGACGTCGCCATCCAGAATTTCCGCCCCGGCGTCGCCGAGCGCCTGGGCATCGACTATGCGGCGCTGGCGGCGGTCAATCCGCGGCTGATCTATGTCTCGATCAGCGCCTATGGCGGGCAGGGGCCGTTCAGCGACCGGCCCGGCTTCGACCCGGTGTTGCAGGCGGAGGCGGGCATGATGGCGATGAACGGCCCGATCGAAGGACCGCCGATGCGCCATCCGCTCTCGATCATCGACACCTTCACCTCACTGCACGCGACCACGGCGATTGCGACGGCGCTCTATGCCCGCACCGAGACCGGCAAGGGGCAGCATGTGGAGCTGGCGCTGTTCGATGCGGCGGTGGCGGCGACCTCGAACGCGGCGCAGCATTATCTGACCGGCGGCACCATGCTGGCCCGCGCCGGCAACGCCCATCCGACCGCGGCGCCGGTGAACGTGCTGACCGCCAGGGACGGGCCGGTCTATCTGGCACTCGGCAATCAGCGCCTCTGGGAGCAACTCTGCCGGTTGATCGAGCGCCCGGACCTGGCCGAGGATCCGCGCTTCGCCACCATGGCCGCCCGGCGCGAGCACCGGGATGCGCTCTATGCGGCGCTCGACGCGGTGTTCGGTGCGGAACCCCGCGCCTATTGGGCCGAAAAGCTGCGCAGCCTGCCGGTCGGGCCGGTCCTCACCGTGGCGGAGAGCCTGGACGGCGAGATCGTCGCCGCGCGGGAGATGGTCCGCACCGTCGATCATCCGGGCGGGCCCATGCGCCAGCTCGGCTCGCCCTATCATTTCAGCGACACGCCGGTGGACGACCGCCATCGCGCGCCGCTGCTGGGCGAGCACACGGACGAGGTGCTGGGCACGCTCTGCGGCCTGGATGTGGAGCGCATCGCCGAATTGCGGGCCATGGGAGTGGTGGCATGA
- a CDS encoding serine hydrolase, protein MSQYFPPPGDEAWAHIAPAEAGLSADGVAAAVAHAEAHDSPWSHNLQEHLEAGHFEPPPWNAIIGPTRGRGGPSGVILSGGRIVAEWGTPWRPDMTFSVAKSFISLCVGLAHDDGLIPDLDAPVRRLVHDGGFDSDQNAPITWRMLLQLTSEWEGELWSKPDLVDRNRDLSTEGKNAAKGEARPLQAAGTHWEYNDVRVNRLALALLRVVGRGLPDLLRERVMGPIGASATWEWHGYKNSWVTARGKRVQSVSGGGHWGGGMFISAYDLARAGLLVARDGVWEGRRLLSHAYLDEAARPSALNASYGLMFWLNTGRVQYPDAPAHLVMMHGAGANRVIVDRERDLVVVLRWIDGQAANGVMKRLYG, encoded by the coding sequence ATGAGCCAGTATTTTCCCCCGCCGGGCGATGAGGCCTGGGCGCACATCGCTCCGGCCGAGGCCGGCCTCTCCGCCGACGGCGTCGCCGCGGCGGTGGCCCATGCGGAGGCGCACGATTCGCCCTGGTCCCATAACCTGCAAGAGCATCTGGAGGCCGGCCATTTCGAGCCGCCGCCCTGGAACGCCATCATCGGCCCGACCCGCGGCCGCGGCGGCCCGTCCGGCGTCATTCTCAGCGGCGGCAGGATCGTCGCGGAATGGGGCACGCCCTGGCGGCCCGACATGACGTTCAGTGTCGCCAAGTCCTTCATCTCGCTCTGCGTCGGTCTCGCCCATGACGACGGCCTGATCCCCGACCTCGACGCGCCGGTGCGCCGGTTGGTGCACGATGGCGGCTTCGATTCCGACCAGAACGCGCCGATCACCTGGCGCATGCTGCTGCAACTCACCAGCGAATGGGAGGGCGAGCTCTGGAGCAAGCCCGACCTGGTCGACCGCAACCGCGACCTCTCGACCGAGGGGAAGAACGCGGCCAAGGGGGAGGCGCGGCCGTTGCAGGCGGCGGGCACGCACTGGGAATACAATGACGTGCGCGTCAACCGGCTGGCGCTGGCGCTGCTGCGCGTCGTCGGCCGTGGCCTGCCGGACCTGCTGCGCGAGCGCGTGATGGGGCCGATCGGCGCGTCGGCCACCTGGGAGTGGCACGGCTACAAGAATTCCTGGGTGACCGCCCGCGGCAAGCGCGTGCAGAGTGTCTCCGGCGGCGGCCATTGGGGCGGCGGCATGTTCATTTCCGCCTATGACCTGGCCCGCGCCGGCCTGCTGGTCGCCCGCGACGGCGTCTGGGAGGGGCGCCGCTTGCTCTCCCACGCCTATCTGGACGAGGCGGCGCGGCCGTCGGCGCTCAACGCCAGCTATGGCCTGATGTTCTGGCTCAACACGGGCCGGGTGCAGTATCCGGATGCGCCGGCCCATCTGGTGATGATGCACGGCGCCGGTGCCAACCGGGTCATCGTCGACCGCGAGCGCGACCTGGTCGTCGTGCTGCGCTGGATCGACGGTCAGGCGGCCAACGGCGTGATGAAGCGGCTTTACGGCTAG
- a CDS encoding P-II family nitrogen regulator, protein MKLVMAIIKPHKLDPVREALTEIGVAGLTASEVKGFGRQKGHTEIYRGAEYTVAFLPKVKIEIVVPDDLVEQTMETIRTAAETGQIGDGKIFVLDVERSMRIRTGETGEDAL, encoded by the coding sequence ATGAAACTCGTGATGGCGATTATCAAGCCGCACAAGCTGGACCCGGTGCGGGAGGCGCTGACCGAAATCGGCGTCGCCGGCCTGACCGCCAGCGAGGTCAAGGGGTTCGGCCGGCAGAAGGGCCACACCGAAATCTACCGCGGCGCGGAGTACACGGTGGCCTTTCTGCCCAAGGTGAAGATCGAGATCGTCGTGCCGGACGATCTGGTCGAGCAAACCATGGAGACGATCCGCACCGCCGCCGAAACCGGGCAGATCGGCGATGGCAAGATCTTCGTCCTGGATGTGGAGCGCTCCATGCGCATCCGCACCGGCGAGACCGGCGAGGACGCGCTGTAG
- a CDS encoding ammonium transporter, producing MLPRFRVGAALTLGLLLPLPAFAQDALNSGDTAWIIVATALVLFMTLPGLALFYAGLVQSQSVLSVIMHCFAIACLASVLWLVAGYSLAFGDSVSGWIGNLDKAFFAGVTPEALHGSIPEIVFAIFQMTFAIITPGLIVGAYPERMKFSAVLWVSGLWLLLVYAPVCHWVWGGGWMAGMGVMDFAGGIVVHATAGISAVVIAVMLGARRGFPEHVRPPHNPGMTATGAAMLWVGWYGFNGGSQLAADGGAGMAIAATHIAAATAALTWSAIEWVKFGKPSVVGAVTGVIAGLATVTPASGFVGPMGGLILGLAAGFVCFYAVQIMKFSLKLDDSLDVFAVHGVGGILGSLLLSVLALAAFGGRGLAEGQTAIGQLGVQAVGVGVTLIWSAGLTFLIVKVTGALTGGLRVTEEQEIEGLDLAYHGERGYDIGR from the coding sequence ATGTTGCCTCGCTTTCGCGTGGGCGCTGCGCTGACCCTGGGTCTGTTGCTGCCGCTTCCCGCCTTTGCCCAGGACGCCCTGAACTCGGGCGATACCGCCTGGATCATCGTCGCAACCGCCCTGGTGCTGTTCATGACCCTGCCGGGTCTGGCATTGTTCTATGCGGGGCTTGTGCAAAGCCAGTCCGTGCTTTCGGTGATCATGCATTGCTTTGCCATTGCCTGCCTCGCCAGCGTGCTGTGGCTGGTGGCGGGTTACAGCCTGGCATTCGGCGACAGTGTCTCGGGCTGGATCGGCAATCTGGACAAGGCGTTTTTCGCCGGTGTCACGCCGGAGGCCCTGCACGGCTCGATCCCGGAGATCGTGTTCGCGATCTTCCAGATGACCTTTGCCATCATCACCCCCGGCCTGATCGTCGGCGCCTATCCGGAGCGCATGAAGTTCTCGGCCGTGCTGTGGGTCAGCGGCCTCTGGCTGCTGCTGGTGTATGCGCCGGTCTGCCACTGGGTCTGGGGCGGCGGCTGGATGGCGGGCATGGGCGTGATGGACTTTGCCGGCGGCATTGTCGTGCACGCGACGGCCGGCATCTCCGCCGTGGTCATCGCGGTCATGCTGGGTGCGCGCCGCGGCTTTCCGGAGCATGTGCGCCCGCCGCACAATCCGGGCATGACCGCGACCGGCGCGGCCATGCTCTGGGTCGGCTGGTACGGCTTCAACGGCGGCTCGCAACTGGCGGCGGACGGCGGCGCCGGCATGGCGATTGCCGCGACCCATATCGCGGCCGCCACCGCGGCGCTGACCTGGTCGGCCATCGAATGGGTCAAATTCGGCAAGCCCTCGGTGGTGGGTGCGGTCACCGGCGTCATCGCCGGCCTGGCCACCGTGACGCCGGCCAGTGGCTTTGTCGGGCCGATGGGCGGGCTGATCCTGGGGTTAGCGGCCGGCTTTGTCTGCTTCTATGCGGTGCAGATCATGAAGTTCTCGCTGAAGCTCGACGACTCGCTGGACGTGTTCGCCGTCCATGGCGTCGGCGGCATTCTCGGCTCGCTGCTGCTCAGCGTGCTGGCGCTGGCCGCCTTCGGCGGCCGCGGCCTGGCCGAGGGGCAGACCGCCATCGGCCAGTTGGGCGTGCAGGCGGTCGGCGTCGGCGTGACGCTGATCTGGTCTGCGGGCCTCACCTTCCTTATCGTGAAAGTGACGGGTGCCCTGACCGGCGGTCTGCGGGTGACCGAGGAACAGGAAATCGAAGGCCTCGACCTCGCCTATCACGGCGAGCGCGGCTATGACATCGGGCGATAG
- a CDS encoding propionyl-CoA carboxylase: MSWQRQVDDLNAKRDLALKQGGDEAVARQHARGHLTIRERIAALVDQGSFAEHGRGAGGAERDEAGNLTDFTPGNYVTGLAKIDDRLVAVGGEDFTVRGGSPNAAGLRKSVYVEQLALQFQVPLVRIHEGGGGSVTGSTGKGPVGSPVYEKPRFQSVAQCMTQVPVATAGLGPVAGLPASRLVASHFSVMAENAQVMIGGPALVERALGKPITKEELGGPKVHAKSGVVDAVAKDEAAALGLIRRFLSYMPRNVWELPPVAACSDPVDRCDDRLLSLVPTERRHAFDMRKLIAMVVDEGSFFEFARAYGSALITGYARLNGRPVALFANDGRYLAGAMTAEAAQKVRRLIEIAETFHLPIVTFVDEPGFMIGPGAEAAGAIRYGTSAVLAAAMCENPWATVVVRKNYGVAGAAHYGANAYVLGWPSAEMGALPLEGGVAVAFRRQIAAADDPVAERARLEADMAAKLSPNARAESFAMHELIDPRETRPYLCRWVEWSEGPQRQLLGPKSFGIRP; this comes from the coding sequence ATGAGCTGGCAACGCCAAGTCGACGACCTGAACGCCAAGCGCGACCTCGCCCTGAAACAGGGCGGCGACGAGGCGGTGGCGCGCCAGCACGCCAGGGGCCATCTCACCATTCGCGAGCGGATCGCGGCCCTGGTTGACCAAGGCTCGTTCGCCGAGCACGGCCGCGGCGCCGGTGGCGCGGAGCGGGACGAGGCCGGCAATCTCACCGATTTCACGCCGGGCAACTATGTCACCGGTCTCGCCAAGATCGACGACCGGCTGGTCGCCGTCGGCGGCGAGGATTTCACGGTGCGCGGCGGCTCGCCCAACGCGGCGGGGCTGCGCAAGAGCGTCTATGTCGAGCAGTTGGCGTTGCAGTTCCAGGTGCCGCTGGTGCGCATTCACGAGGGCGGCGGCGGCTCGGTGACCGGCTCGACCGGCAAGGGGCCGGTGGGCTCGCCGGTCTACGAGAAGCCGCGCTTCCAGTCGGTGGCACAGTGCATGACCCAGGTGCCGGTGGCGACCGCGGGCCTGGGGCCGGTGGCCGGCCTGCCGGCCTCGCGCCTGGTCGCCTCGCACTTTTCCGTCATGGCCGAGAATGCCCAGGTGATGATCGGCGGCCCGGCCCTTGTCGAGCGCGCCCTCGGCAAGCCCATCACCAAGGAGGAACTGGGCGGGCCGAAGGTGCACGCCAAGTCCGGCGTCGTCGACGCGGTCGCCAAGGACGAGGCAGCGGCGCTGGGCCTGATCCGCCGGTTCCTGTCCTACATGCCGCGCAATGTCTGGGAACTGCCGCCGGTCGCCGCGTGCAGCGACCCGGTCGACCGTTGCGACGACCGCCTGCTGTCGCTGGTGCCGACCGAGCGGCGCCACGCCTTCGACATGCGCAAGCTGATCGCCATGGTGGTGGACGAGGGCTCGTTCTTCGAGTTCGCCCGCGCCTATGGCTCGGCACTCATCACCGGCTATGCCCGGCTGAACGGCCGGCCGGTGGCGCTGTTCGCCAATGACGGCCGCTATCTGGCCGGCGCGATGACGGCGGAAGCGGCGCAGAAGGTGCGCCGGCTGATCGAGATCGCGGAGACCTTCCACCTGCCCATCGTCACTTTCGTCGACGAGCCGGGCTTCATGATCGGCCCCGGTGCGGAGGCGGCGGGCGCCATCCGCTATGGCACGTCCGCCGTGCTGGCGGCGGCCATGTGCGAGAACCCATGGGCGACGGTGGTGGTGCGCAAGAATTACGGCGTGGCCGGCGCGGCCCATTATGGCGCCAACGCCTATGTGCTGGGCTGGCCCTCGGCTGAGATGGGGGCGCTGCCGCTGGAAGGCGGCGTCGCCGTCGCCTTCCGCCGCCAGATCGCCGCCGCGGACGACCCGGTGGCGGAGCGCGCGCGGCTGGAAGCGGACATGGCAGCCAAGCTCTCGCCGAACGCCCGCGCCGAGAGTTTCGCCATGCACGAACTGATCGACCCGCGCGAAACCCGCCCCTATCTTTGCCGCTGGGTCGAGTGGTCGGAAGGGCCGCAGCGGCAGTTGCTCGGCCCGAAGAGCTTCGGCATCCGGCCATAA
- a CDS encoding haloacid dehalogenase type II has product MRLSDFTTLTFDCYGTLIDWEAGIVAAVRSWLTGKGAEKSDDDILSAFATAESSQQRDTPAMRYPELLGHTLRRMAHAWEIEASDAEAATFGNSVKDWPAFPDAAAALARLKRHYRLVILSNVDHVSFEASKAKLGNVFDAVYTAQDVGSYKPNPRNFAYMLEHEAAAGIPPSKILHTAQSLFHDHVQAKAHGLHSAWIDRRIDADGWGATMPPEAPVTPDFHFPTLEAMADAREAE; this is encoded by the coding sequence ATGCGCCTTTCCGATTTCACCACCCTGACATTCGACTGCTATGGGACTCTCATCGACTGGGAGGCCGGCATTGTCGCCGCCGTTCGGTCCTGGCTCACGGGCAAGGGGGCCGAGAAGAGCGACGACGACATCCTGTCCGCCTTCGCCACGGCCGAATCCTCGCAGCAGCGCGATACGCCGGCGATGCGCTATCCGGAACTGCTGGGCCACACGCTGCGCCGCATGGCCCACGCCTGGGAGATCGAGGCCAGCGATGCCGAGGCGGCGACGTTCGGGAATTCGGTCAAGGACTGGCCCGCCTTTCCCGATGCGGCGGCGGCGCTGGCGCGGCTGAAACGGCATTACCGCCTCGTCATCCTCTCCAATGTCGACCATGTCAGCTTCGAGGCCTCCAAGGCCAAGCTGGGCAATGTGTTCGATGCGGTCTACACGGCCCAGGATGTGGGCTCGTACAAGCCCAATCCGCGCAATTTCGCCTATATGCTGGAGCACGAGGCGGCGGCCGGAATCCCGCCCAGCAAGATCCTGCACACGGCGCAGTCGCTGTTCCACGACCATGTGCAGGCCAAGGCGCACGGCCTGCATTCCGCCTGGATCGACCGCCGCATCGACGCCGATGGCTGGGGCGCGACCATGCCGCCGGAAGCGCCGGTCACGCCGGACTTTCACTTCCCGACGCTGGAGGCCATGGCCGACGCGCGCGAAGCGGAGTAA